Part of the Cyanobacteria bacterium QS_8_64_29 genome is shown below.
GCCGCAGCGTTTTCGATCAGCGCGTTGAAGAGCGTGGATTTGCCCACATTGGGCAGCCCGACAATTCCGGCTCTCAGCATGGCTCCTTCGCTTGCGGCACGGCACCAACAGGCGCGATCGCCCATCCCATTGTAGGGAACGCCCATGCGCTCAGTTGGCGCTGCGCGCCCCATTGATGGCTGCCGAGACTAACAACGCCACCGCGCAAGCGCAGGCACCGCTGCTGCAAGCCCTGCAAGCCCAAGCCCAGCGCTCCGATGCCGCTTTTTATACACCTGGTCACAAGCGCGGCCAGGGGAGCCCGGCCGCGCTCGCCCGGTTGCTCGGGACGGCCGCCCTGCGCTCGGATTTGCCCGAGCTACCCGAGCTGGACGATCTGTTTGCGCCCTCAGGGCCCATCGCCGAGGCCCAAGCCCTGGCCGCTGCCGCCTTTGGCGCCGATCGCAGCTGGTTTTTGGTCAACGGCTCGAGCTGCGGCATTGCGGCCGCCATGCTGGCGGCTTGCGACCCGGGCGACAAAATCGTGCTGCCACGCAACAGCCACCAGTCCGCCATTTCGGGCGCGATCACCTCGGGGGCGATGCCAGTGTTTGTCGAGCCTGCGTGCGAGCCGAGTTCCGGGCTGGCCGCGGGCGTTGCGCCGGCCGCGATCGACGCCGCCCTGGCCCACCATCCCGATGCCCGCGCCGTGCTGGTCGTCCGGCCCACCTACCAGGGATTCTGTAACGATCTGGCGGCGATTGCAGACCGAGTGCACCGCGACGGCATCCCGTTGTTGGTGGATGAAGCGCACGGCGCGCACTTGGCCTTCCACCCCGAGCTGCCGCAATCGGCGCTGGCGGCAGGGGCCGATCTGGTCGTGCAGTCGAGCCACAAAACGCTGGGGGCCTTAACGCAAGCGGCCATGCTGCACTGCCAGGGCGCGCGCATTGATACCGAGCGCATCGCCAGTGCCTTGCAACTGCTGCAATCGAGCAGCCCCAACTACGCGTTGCTGGCCTCGCTGGATGCCGCCCGGCAGCAAATGGCGCTTGAGGGCAACGCCCGCATGGCCCAAACGCTGGCGTTGGCGAAGCGCGCGCGCGATCGCATCCCGCATCAGGCCGGATTGCCGGTACTGGGCCTGACGCCGTCCCATCGCTCGGGGGGCGCCTCGGCGCTCGATCCCACCCGCCTGACAGTCGATGTCTCGCCCGCGGGCCTCAGCGGCTTTGCCGCCGATGGCCTCCTGCGCGATTGGCTGGGCGTAACCGCCGAGTGCCCGCTGCCGCACCACCTCACCTTTGCCCTGAGCCTAGGGAATGCGGCTAGCGATACCGATTGCTTGATAAGATCGCTAGCTATCCTCAGCGAGCAGTTTGGCTGTGCCCGAGCATCAGCTGCTTTCGCTCTGGGCGAGCGTCCCCCAAGCGACCTGAGCCGTTCCCCGCGCGAAGCATTTTTTGCGCCCAGCCAATCGCTGCCGCTCGAGCGCGCGGCTGGCGAGGTTAGCGCGGAGTCGGTCTGCCCTTACCCACCCGGCATTCCCGTCCTGGTGCCGGGAGAGGCCATTGCCCCCGCCACGGTCGCCTACCTGCAACAGCTGCGCCGGTTGGGCGTTCGCATTACCGGATGCCGGGATCCACACTTACGGGCTCTGCGCGTCGTCCGTGCCCCGTGAGCCCTCTGGACGCGAGTGACCCCACGCCCATGCCTTCTGCAAGCTGGCCCTATACCACCCCTGGCATTCCCGATAGTTGGTTCGAGCAGCTACCCGGCATCCCCATGACGGAGCGGGAAGTTCGGCTGCTGCTGTTGGCCAGCTTGCGCCTGCCTGCGCAGGGCGTGTTGTGGGATATTGGCGCCGGCACGGGAACGATTGCAGTCGAAGCGGGGTTGCTGTCCCCGCAGGGCCAGGTGATCGCCATCGAGCGCGATGAGGAAGTCGTTAGCCTGATCCGCCGCAACTGCGAGCGCTTTGGGGTCAGTAACGTTGACGTTATTGCTGCACGTGCCCCAGACTGCCTGGCGCAGCTGCAGCCGCTGCCGAACCGCATTTGCATCGAGGGCGGTCGGCCGCTCGATCGGACCCTGCGCGACGCCTGGGAATACCTACAGAGCCCGGGGCGGGCGGTCATCACGGCCCGCAACCTCGATACCCTACATGTGCTCTCGCAGGGATTGGTGCAACTGCAAGCCAGCAACATCGAGATCGTTCAATCGGCTGTCAACCGTTTGGAGGCCCGCGGTGCCGAGCAGCACCTTGCTGCCGTCGACCCCATTTTTGTCATCAGCGGCGACAAAACTTAGCAGTGCCCGCGCCCTTCGGGCTCGGACGCTGGTATCGGGCATCCGTTAAATTTAGGTTAGGCTCCAACCTGTTGCTTGTCAGGCCCTCACTTCATGTCGCTACCCCGGCTTGCCAGCGCCATCCTGGCAATTGCGGTCTCGCTCGGCGCGATCGTGGCTGGCGGCTGGTACTTCACCCTGGCAATCGCGATTGCCGTGTTCGTCGGGCAGTGGGAGTACTTTCGCCTGGTCCGAACCAAAGGCAGCGTTCCGGCTGCCAAGACCACATTGGTCGTTTCGCAGCTGTTGCTGGTTGCGGCCGCCGTCTCGCCGCTGACGGCCGATGCTTTGTTTCCCATCGCCGGGATGCTCGTCTGTTTCTACTTGCTGCTGCAGCCTCGCCCTTCCACGATTGCCGATGTCTCCACCTCCATTCTGGGCTTGTTCTATGGGGGCTACCTTCCCAGCTACTGGATCCGGCTGCGCGTGGGCATGGCCCAACCGGCAAGCGATGGTGGTCCCATTCAAGCGGGGCTTGCGGGTAGCCGCAGCTTCCCACTGGACGGCCTCTGGCCCCATACCAGCGCGCTACCGGTGGGGCTAGCCATCGTCCTGCTGGCGTTTGGCTGCATCTGGGCGGCCGACATTGGCGCCTACACCATGGGTAAAGCCATCGGGCGGACGCAGCTTTCTCAAATCAGCCCCAAAAAAACGGTTGAGGGAGCTCTGTGCGGGCTGGTTGCGAGCGCGGCCGTTGCCGAGTTGGGGGCTTGGTCGCTCGGCTGGCCCGTTTGGCCCTTGAGCGGCCTGCTCTTGGGCGTCCTCATTGGTATTGCCAGCGCGATTGGCGACCTAACCGAGTCGCTGATCAAGCGGGATGCTGGCGTCAAAGACTCCAGCCAGCTCATTCCGGGGCACGGCGGCATTTTGGATCGCACCGATAGCTACGTCTTTACGGCACCGCTGGTGTACTATTTCATAACGCTGGTTCTGCCGCTTTTCCCGGGTGGCGCCGGTAGTTAAGGCCGGACGGTAAACTGCCCGCGCAACCAGAGCGCGCCTGCCTGCAAGCGCAACTCATCCAGCTGCAAGTCCGGGCCCAGTGCAATTTGAGCGCTTTCGCTGGCAGCAGCTAATGTCCGTCCGGCGCAGGTAATTTGCAACGGTTGCAGCTGCAGCCGATTGGGGGCGGCCAGCTGCAGCCCACCCTGCAGCATTAACGGCACAGCCGTACTGGCAGGGGGCACCAGCGATCCCCACAAGGCCAGGCCATTCAACTGCAAGCGGGCATCATGCCAGTGCAGCTCGCTGCCAGGCTCGACTAACTCGGGTCCCGCGGTGCGCGCTAGCAGATCCCGCAGCGCTGCGTGTAATAACGGTGATGCCAGCGATGCCTGCAAGCCGCGCTCGCTCAGGCAAAGCTGGCCGCTAACCGGGACGGGCGCTAGCAAGCGGAATGCCTGTCCCTGCCAGAGCTGGCCCACATTGGCTTGGATTCCGCGGCCGGTAAGCTCGATCGCCTCCAAATGCAGCCCGGTGTAGCTGGCATGGCGGCATGCAAGGCGAACTGACTCAATGCAGCCGCGCAGGAGTTGCGCGTTGCGGCTGTCGATGGCAAGCTGCAACCCATCCGCACGCTCGAGCTGTGATCGCAGCCACAACCGCAAGGCCACCTCCAGCAGCGAGCCGAGCGAGTGACGGGACGCTAAGGCTGCCACGGCGGTTCTGCTCCTGGGGCAGTGTCGCTTGCGGCCAGATAGCCCTCGACTAAATAATCCGGCGCGATCGCGCGCCAGCTCACATCCGTCAGCATTTGGGCTTGCTGGAGGGTCGCAATGCCCAAATCTCCCACAGGCGAGGGCGCCCCGCCATCGCCGATCAGCTTGGGGGCAATAAAGGCCATCAGTTTTTGCACGCCCCCTTGGGCGATGGCGCGAGCGGCTAAGCGACCGCCGCACTCCCACAGCACGCGGTTCAGCTGCCGTTGGTACAGCTCGGCCATGGCTGCCGCTGGCGTTAGCGCAGGCAGCGCGATCGCCTCAACGCCGCGATCGCGCAGTTGCCGGATCCGAGCGGGATCGGCGCCGCGCTCGGTCAGCACCAGCGTTGGGGCTTGGGTCACTTGCCACAAACGGGCGTCTGCCGGCAGATCCAGCGTGCGGCTCATGACCACGCGCAGCGGCTCCCGCCTGCCAGTGCCGTGCGAGGTCAGCTGGGGATCGTCCTGCCGGACCGTATCGCCTCCAACGATAACTGCATCGCAGGCAGCGCGCTCGCGGTGGACGGCATGGCGCGCATTCGAGCCAGTTACCCACTGGCTGTGACCGGTAGCTGTGGCAATTTTGCCATCGAGGGTCATGGCGTATTTGAGCACGCCGAACGGGCGCTGGTGGCGAACCCGATGGGTGAAGGCTTCGTTCAAGCGCTGGCAGGCCGCCGCCTCGATCCCGATTGAGACCTCAATGCCCGCTGCTTGCAGGCGCTCGATCCCGCCGGTGGCCTCGGGGTTGGGATCGCGCATGCCAATGGCAACGCGCGCGATGCCGGCCGCGATTAGGGCCTCCGAACAAGGCGGGGTCCGGCTGTGGCGGTTGCAGGGCTCCAAATTGACATAGAGGGTGGCACCGCGAGCGCGCTCGCCCGCGGCTTGCAGCGCGTTGGCCTCAGCATGCGGCCGGCCGGCGCCGGCGTGGAACCCTTCGCCGACAATGGTTCCCTCGCGCACCACGACGGCTCCTACCAGTGGGTTGGGGGCCGTTTGCTCCAGCGCGCGGCGCGCCAGTTCCAAGCACCGGCGCATCATGGCGCGATCGAAGGCCGTGCCGAAGGCCTCGCTAGCAGCAGGCTCGCTCATGCCAGAATCGACAGAATCGCTGCAGCCCAAGGGGGCGATTGCAGCCAACCAGAGCCATACTAAATTGCTGCGAGTTGGGTTGCAGCTGACTCCTCAGCGCTCCCTCCCTTCGGCCCGATCGCCCTCGGGCATTGCGAGCGGGAGTAGTGCAGGAACCCGCTCGGCCAAATCGGGCAGGGCTAGCGTAGCGCTTGCCAGGCTCGGAAGCGCCCAATCGGGCGGATAGCCGTCTCCGCCATCCCAGCGGGATGCCTCGCGCGGCAGGCGCGCCGCGATCGCGCGTGCCACATCGGCGCGGGTCAGCGGCCCCACTACCTCGCCTGTTGCCAACACGACAGTGATGTCGTGATCGCTGCTTTGCTCGAGCTGCTCAACCGCCACCGCCAGCGGGGCCTCGGCCCGCACGGTGGGCACCTGGGCCAGCGGCCGCGCAATGTTGCCCACCGTGCGGCGATCCCAGGCGCTGCGTTCGATGGCGTGCAAGTCGGTGGCGTAAGCCTTGCCGATGCAGTCACTGCCTGCGAGCGCGTAATAGGGCTCGCTCGGGCCTGCATGGCGAATGCCCGCCTGGGCCAGCGCGCGCAACGGCGAGTGGGCAGCAATCCAGCGCACCTCGCGGTGGAGTGCGTCAGCCGCCTTGAGCTCGACCAGCGTCGCTTGCAGGGCCAGGCTGCGCCCGCTAGCCTGAGCGCTACGCCAAAGGATGCCGCCAATCAAGGCAAGCCAGAGCGCATGGGCAGCGTCAGCGAGCAGCGCGCCGGCAAGACCGCCGGCTGCGACCAGTACGCCCATCCCCTGCCCGGCGCGAGCTGCCCAGTGTCCGGCTGCCAGTCGGTCGCTGCTGCGTTGCCACAGGGCAGCTTGGAGCAGGTGGCCGCCATCCAGCGGCAAGCCGGGGAGCAGGTTGAATCCGGCTAGGGTGAGGTTGAGTGCGGCAGCCGCCCAGGCGCCGTCGCGTCCTGGGGGCGGCAACGCTAGCGCAAGCACGCCCAGGCTAGTGCCCAACGCCAGGCTGGCTGCCGGTCCGGCAGCCGCCACCCAAGCCATTTGCGCCGGGTGCCAGGGGGCTCGCTCAAGGCTGGCAACACCGCCAAAGCAAAACAGCACGATGCGACCGACTGGCAACCCCTGCGCGCGGGCAGCCAGGGCATGACCGAGTTCGTGCAGCCAAGCTGAGGCCAGCAGCGTTAGCGCGATGGCTGCCCTGGCCATCCAACCTGGGGACTCAAACGTGGCACCGGCTGCCACCCATATCGCAACGGCCAGCCAGGTGGCATCCAGATAAAGCGGTATCCCCAGGGGCGCCCCCAGGCGCCGGCTGGCTTGCATGGCTCCACAGGCGCGCGGCCCTTCCAACCTAGACCAGGGCGCTTATGGGTCGCTGCCGCGCCCAGTCAACGGCGCTCGGCTTCCAGGGCGGCCCCTGCTGCGCCATCCAGCAACCACCAAAGCTCGCCGCTGGGCTGAATGGCGCGCGCCGGATAAGCCATCTCGTCGCCGTCGGGGGCAAAAACGTGCTGCAGGGCCTCGGTTTTGGCCTCGCCTGCCACCAAAAACACCACGCAGCGCGCCTGGTTGAGCGCTGGCACTGTCAGCGTCAGGCGCGGGTTGCCATCCTTGCGACCGACGGTGACCCAGCGATCGCGGACCTGCACCGCCTCGCTTTGGGGGGATAGCGAGGCGGTGTGCCCGTCATCACCCATCCCCAGCAACACGAGGTCAAAGCGTGGGCCCTCGCCAGGTGCGGGTTGGAAACATTCCTGCAGCGTGGCTTCGTAGGCTCGGGCATCGGCTTCGGGGTCGTTGGCCTCGGTGGGCATGGGATGGATGTTGCCTGGCGGAACCCCAACGCGATCGAGCCATGCCTCGCGGGCCATGCGCTGGTTGCTGTCGGGGCTGTCGGCTGGGACGTAGCGCTCGTCCCCCCAAAAGGCATGGATTTGGTGCCAAGGGAGCGATTCTTGCGCCAGTGCTTGGTAGAGCGGTTGGGGCGTTCCGCCGCCCGCCAGCGTGATCGCGCACCAGTCCCGCTGCCGGATCGCGGCCATTATTTTGTCGCGCACCAGGGCAAGCGCGCGCGCGATCAGCGCGTCCCGATCCGCTAAGACCTCAATATTTTGAGCCATGCCGGTTTCTCCAATCCTCCCCTTGATCGAGCGGCATCATGCCGGCAGTGTCAATCCCGCAGGCGCAACCGAGCCGCCCCAACCCCCGACGCGCCGCGATGCTAGAATCAGCCAGAGCATCTCGGGCGGGCGAACTTCGATCCAGCGCCCGATGGCGCAATGACCCTAGATTGCGCCAGGTCGACTGTGCTCGTACCGCTGCCCGCTTGCCGTTGGAAATTGTAATGCCTATGCGCCGACAGCCTCGCCGCATTGCGCGGGAACTCGCGCTCTTGAGCCAGAGCCAACTCAGCCGCAACCCGGACAAGCTGGCCCAACAACAGCTCAACGATCTGGTGGTTGCGGCCATCCGTGCGCTCACCGGCGAAGCCAACGACAGCCTAGAAACCGCAGCTGCCGAGCTTCAGCGCGGCAACGAGCGCCTGTTGAACAGCGAAACCAACGCCACCACGCTCCAGGGCGCGCGTACCATGGCCGGCGAGGCAATCGAGCTAACGCAAACGGCCATCAATCGGGTGGGGACATCGCTCGAGCTGCCCGAGTTCGTCTGCGTTGCTGACCAGCAGGCCGTGCGGGACTACGCGGTAACGCTATTGCAGACCATCGGCGAGCATCGCGCTGCCATCGATCGCGACCTAAGCGCGGTCATGCGGGATTGGCAGCTGCATCGGCTGCCCCAAATCGAGCGCGATCTACTGCGCTTGGCTGCTGCCGAGATGCAGTTTCTGCAGCTACCAGCCCAGGTAGCGATCGACGAAGCCATCGAGCTAGCCAAGCGCTATGCTGATGAGGAAGGAGCGCGGTTTCTCAACGGCGTCTTGCGGCGCGTCAGCGATCGGGCCCAGGCCCCTTCAAGCGGGTAATTTAACCTTGCCGCCATCCAGCGACTGAGGTGCCTGCCGTGTTCAACTGGTTTCGCCGCCAATTCCAAAAACGCGAACCAGCGCCGGAAGCAACGGAAGCGCAATCCCAAACGTCCCCGCCAGCCCAGGCCGAAGCGGCCGAAACCGAGACCGCAGCCAGCGAGAGTGCGCCGGCAAGCAGCGCCAGTTCGCAAGATTATTTGGCTTGGGCCAAAGCGGCCTATCAAAACATCCAAAGCGCGCAAGCCGCCGCCAGCGAGACGGCCGAAAGCGGCGAAACTGCCGCAGCGGCCGAGACCAGTGACGATACTGATGCGGCCGGGGCCGATGCTGGCACCACCGCAACGGAAGCGCCTGCTGGCGACGGCCAGGCCGCTGCGGATGCCGCCAGCGGACCGGCGTGGCTGCAGCAATCGGACGGGTTGGAACGGCTGAGGGCCACCGCCATGGAGGCCCCGCCAGTTGAAGGAAGCACCGAGACGGCAGCACCGAGCACCGCCGATCGCGAGGCCGGCGGGGTCGCCTTCGACGACGAATTCATTTGGGCGGCCCAGGTCCTGGCCGATCGCGGGCAATCGCCCGACCAAATTTCGGCCGAAGAGATCGACTGGCTCAAAAAGCTGCGGCGCGGGCTGGGCAAGACCCAGCGCGGTTTTGTCAATCAGCTCAAGGCCATTGTCGGTCAGGGACCGCTCAACCGCGAGGCTATCGACGAAATCGAAGCCTTGCTGCTGCAGGCCGACGTCGGCATTGAGGCAACCGATGCCATCATCGAAACCCTCCAGGAGCAGGTGCGCCAAGCGTCGCTGCCCCCCGAGCAAGCGCTCGAGACCCTCAAGCAGATCCTGTGCGAGGTGCTGGATCGCCCCCTCAACGAACAGCCCCGCAGCACCCTCGTCCCGGACTCCAGCAGCCTGGATATCTGGCTCATCGCCGGCGTTAACGGTTCGGGCAAAACGACCACCATCGGCAAGCTCGCCCACATGGCGCGCCAGTCGGGCTATCGCTGCACCATCGCCGCCGCCGATACCTTCCGTGCCGCCGCCGTCGAGCAGGTGCGGGCTTGGGGCGAGCGCAGCGGCGCTCATGTTGTAGCCAACCCCAGCCAGAATGCCGATCCGGGGGCCGTGGTCTTTGATGCCATCAGTGCAGCCCAGTCCCGCCAGAGCGACCTGCTGCTGGTGGATACGGCCGGGCGCCTGCAAAACAAGAAAAACCTCATGGACGAGCTGGGCAAAATTCGCGGCGTCATCGACAAGCAGGCGCCTGAGGCCAACGTCGAATCCTTGCTGGTCATCGATGCCACCCTGGGTCAAAACGGGTTGCGCCAGGCTGAGGTGTTTGCCGAGGTGGCCCGCTTGAGTGGTGTCGCGCTGACCAAGCTCGACGGCAGCGCCAAAGGCGGCGTGGCGCTGGCGATTGCCCAACAGCTGAATCTGCCCATCCGGTTTGTGGGCGCTGGGGAGGGCATTGAAGATCTGCGGCCGTTCTCTAGCTACGAGTTCGTCGAAGCCCTGTTGAGCGATTAGCGCCGGT
Proteins encoded:
- a CDS encoding lysine decarboxylase, yielding MAAETNNATAQAQAPLLQALQAQAQRSDAAFYTPGHKRGQGSPAALARLLGTAALRSDLPELPELDDLFAPSGPIAEAQALAAAAFGADRSWFLVNGSSCGIAAAMLAACDPGDKIVLPRNSHQSAISGAITSGAMPVFVEPACEPSSGLAAGVAPAAIDAALAHHPDARAVLVVRPTYQGFCNDLAAIADRVHRDGIPLLVDEAHGAHLAFHPELPQSALAAGADLVVQSSHKTLGALTQAAMLHCQGARIDTERIASALQLLQSSSPNYALLASLDAARQQMALEGNARMAQTLALAKRARDRIPHQAGLPVLGLTPSHRSGGASALDPTRLTVDVSPAGLSGFAADGLLRDWLGVTAECPLPHHLTFALSLGNAASDTDCLIRSLAILSEQFGCARASAAFALGERPPSDLSRSPREAFFAPSQSLPLERAAGEVSAESVCPYPPGIPVLVPGEAIAPATVAYLQQLRRLGVRITGCRDPHLRALRVVRAP
- the cbiT gene encoding precorrin-6Y C5,15-methyltransferase (decarboxylating) subunit CbiT — translated: MPSASWPYTTPGIPDSWFEQLPGIPMTEREVRLLLLASLRLPAQGVLWDIGAGTGTIAVEAGLLSPQGQVIAIERDEEVVSLIRRNCERFGVSNVDVIAARAPDCLAQLQPLPNRICIEGGRPLDRTLRDAWEYLQSPGRAVITARNLDTLHVLSQGLVQLQASNIEIVQSAVNRLEARGAEQHLAAVDPIFVISGDKT
- a CDS encoding phosphatidate cytidylyltransferase, with the translated sequence MSLPRLASAILAIAVSLGAIVAGGWYFTLAIAIAVFVGQWEYFRLVRTKGSVPAAKTTLVVSQLLLVAAAVSPLTADALFPIAGMLVCFYLLLQPRPSTIADVSTSILGLFYGGYLPSYWIRLRVGMAQPASDGGPIQAGLAGSRSFPLDGLWPHTSALPVGLAIVLLAFGCIWAADIGAYTMGKAIGRTQLSQISPKKTVEGALCGLVASAAVAELGAWSLGWPVWPLSGLLLGVLIGIASAIGDLTESLIKRDAGVKDSSQLIPGHGGILDRTDSYVFTAPLVYYFITLVLPLFPGGAGS
- a CDS encoding DUF2993 domain-containing protein; protein product: MRRSLSRSRHRPRGRAKTDGLYCPQADRRWRGALACGRFGHCDPPASPNADGCELARDRAGLFSRGLSGRKRHCPRSRTAVAALASRHSLGSLLEVALRLWLRSQLERADGLQLAIDSRNAQLLRGCIESVRLACRHASYTGLHLEAIELTGRGIQANVGQLWQGQAFRLLAPVPVSGQLCLSERGLQASLASPLLHAALRDLLARTAGPELVEPGSELHWHDARLQLNGLALWGSLVPPASTAVPLMLQGGLQLAAPNRLQLQPLQITCAGRTLAAASESAQIALGPDLQLDELRLQAGALWLRGQFTVRP
- the ribD gene encoding bifunctional diaminohydroxyphosphoribosylaminopyrimidine deaminase/5-amino-6-(5-phosphoribosylamino)uracil reductase RibD → MSEPAASEAFGTAFDRAMMRRCLELARRALEQTAPNPLVGAVVVREGTIVGEGFHAGAGRPHAEANALQAAGERARGATLYVNLEPCNRHSRTPPCSEALIAAGIARVAIGMRDPNPEATGGIERLQAAGIEVSIGIEAAACQRLNEAFTHRVRHQRPFGVLKYAMTLDGKIATATGHSQWVTGSNARHAVHRERAACDAVIVGGDTVRQDDPQLTSHGTGRREPLRVVMSRTLDLPADARLWQVTQAPTLVLTERGADPARIRQLRDRGVEAIALPALTPAAAMAELYQRQLNRVLWECGGRLAARAIAQGGVQKLMAFIAPKLIGDGGAPSPVGDLGIATLQQAQMLTDVSWRAIAPDYLVEGYLAASDTAPGAEPPWQP
- the pgl gene encoding 6-phosphogluconolactonase, translated to MAQNIEVLADRDALIARALALVRDKIMAAIRQRDWCAITLAGGGTPQPLYQALAQESLPWHQIHAFWGDERYVPADSPDSNQRMAREAWLDRVGVPPGNIHPMPTEANDPEADARAYEATLQECFQPAPGEGPRFDLVLLGMGDDGHTASLSPQSEAVQVRDRWVTVGRKDGNPRLTLTVPALNQARCVVFLVAGEAKTEALQHVFAPDGDEMAYPARAIQPSGELWWLLDGAAGAALEAERR
- the nusB gene encoding transcription antitermination factor NusB → MPMRRQPRRIARELALLSQSQLSRNPDKLAQQQLNDLVVAAIRALTGEANDSLETAAAELQRGNERLLNSETNATTLQGARTMAGEAIELTQTAINRVGTSLELPEFVCVADQQAVRDYAVTLLQTIGEHRAAIDRDLSAVMRDWQLHRLPQIERDLLRLAAAEMQFLQLPAQVAIDEAIELAKRYADEEGARFLNGVLRRVSDRAQAPSSG
- a CDS encoding signal recognition particle-docking protein FtsY — translated: MFNWFRRQFQKREPAPEATEAQSQTSPPAQAEAAETETAASESAPASSASSQDYLAWAKAAYQNIQSAQAAASETAESGETAAAAETSDDTDAAGADAGTTATEAPAGDGQAAADAASGPAWLQQSDGLERLRATAMEAPPVEGSTETAAPSTADREAGGVAFDDEFIWAAQVLADRGQSPDQISAEEIDWLKKLRRGLGKTQRGFVNQLKAIVGQGPLNREAIDEIEALLLQADVGIEATDAIIETLQEQVRQASLPPEQALETLKQILCEVLDRPLNEQPRSTLVPDSSSLDIWLIAGVNGSGKTTTIGKLAHMARQSGYRCTIAAADTFRAAAVEQVRAWGERSGAHVVANPSQNADPGAVVFDAISAAQSRQSDLLLVDTAGRLQNKKNLMDELGKIRGVIDKQAPEANVESLLVIDATLGQNGLRQAEVFAEVARLSGVALTKLDGSAKGGVALAIAQQLNLPIRFVGAGEGIEDLRPFSSYEFVEALLSD